In Oryza sativa Japonica Group chromosome 8, ASM3414082v1, the sequence CAGAAATaaactactactcctactagtaGTCTAGTACTCCACACACACTGCTGAGACTGTACTACCACCACTGCAGGATGTACCAATGTATAGCAAGCAGCACACATTACAGTATTTTACACCATTGAATGCACAAAAGTGCATAGAGCATAGTAGTAGCATACCACAGCATCAATCTGTGCATGCATATGTCATCTTATGTGTTcttgcacgcatgcatgcatgctacatTGAATGCACCAAATCACCAATATctactctgaactctgaagaactAGTTGCAGCAGCTATCttcttcagaagttcagaacagtGACAtgaaactgattttttttttcagaaagacAAAGATGCAATGGCAATGACAATGGCAATGCAGGTGGGTGTTACCTTGGtggagcggcgagcggcggcgaagtcgCCGTCGAGGCGGTACTCGTGGAGGACCCACTTGGTCTTCTCGCCGCGCGGGGCGCGGCCCTTGTAGAAGACGAGCGTCTTCTTCATGCCGAtgagcgcgccgccggcggcggcggcggcgaccacctccCTGTCCTTGCCGGTGGCCTTCCAGtagccggcgccggtggcgcggTTGGTGCGCAGCCCCGTCGGGTACTTGCGGTCGCGGAGGCTGAAGAAGTACCACTCCTTCTCCCccatcctcgccgcctccggcaGCTCCCACGGCTCGCACCGGTTCAGGTCCACCTCCGCGATGTCCACGCCGCCGCAGCACGCGCCGTTGAACACCTTGGCGGCGAGGTAGAAGGTGACGAGCTCCTCGTCGGTGGGGTGGAACCTGAACCCCGGCGGCAGCCcgtgctcgccggccgccgccgccgccgccgccatctcctcccccaGCATCTCCCACAGCGCGTCCCCCATGGTGGCCGAGTGATGATGCATCTCTGAATCTGATGTCCCTCTCACACTGTCACACAATCACTGATCAAGAACCCTAGCTCACTCGATCTCTGCACTGCAAGATGCAAGCTAAGATCGATGAAGCGATTAAACCTAGCTGGTGAGAAGCTGAGCTAATGGAAGTGATGTGTTCTTGGCTATGGTGTGGTGTGGTGTTGAGGAAGAAGCCAATGGCGGTCTATATAGCGGAGCACTGAAACCGTAGAAAAGGCCTCTCGTGTTTAGGCCGGCCAAGCAACTACACGGTACACAGTGCAACAGTACACacactctttctttctttttcaacCTATCCGGCTATCCCTCTGTCTACTGTATCTTTCTCTCTTTGTACGTTTCTACTGAGGGCCCGTTtagttgacaaaaaaaaatttcacctacatatcacatcggatatacggacacatatttaaagtattaaatataatctaataacaaaataaattataaattccgttaggaaattgcgagatgaatttattaaacataattaatccgtcattagcaaatgtttactgtagcaccacattgtcaaatcatggcgtaattagactttAAAGATTCGTTTCGCAACTTCCTGgtgaactgtgtaattggttttttttctacatttaatactccatgtgtCCACGCATTCGATGTGACAACGCGAAAAATTTTGCTtggaaactaaacaggcccggaagataaagataaagttaTTAgggtatgaaaaaaatattgatagttttaattattacaaactcaAAAATAGATTTACCAGTATATGATATTTTTTGtacaaaatatatcatttaaTAGTTTAAAGAACATGCTAACGAAAATCAAGATAAAATTTGtatatcagaaaaaaaagaacctGAAAATGGTGAGATTAAAGGATGGTGACAGGCAAGATGTCACCTTGAAACTTGAATGGCCCGAAAGAGGCCGGAAACCTGATGGAGCTTAAGGAGAACCTGAATTCAAGCTTGCAAAGATGTGCACAGTACAGTGCACTGCTACTATTCACAAGCTGATGCATGTAAAGCCCCAGCTAAAGCTTGCAGactgcaaggaaaaaaaaaagcactatACAGTATATATACACACAAGAACATGTACACAtcaattaattaagttggttTTTCCCCCACTATCTAGTTAAGTATACATTGGAATGTAGATAGTGTTTTCAGAGAAATTATGCAGAAGAAGGATTTTGGAACAGATCGAGCTACCAGAAACCATTTTttccctgcatg encodes:
- the LOC4346008 gene encoding protein CUP-SHAPED COTYLEDON 3; translation: MHHHSATMGDALWEMLGEEMAAAAAAAGEHGLPPGFRFHPTDEELVTFYLAAKVFNGACCGGVDIAEVDLNRCEPWELPEAARMGEKEWYFFSLRDRKYPTGLRTNRATGAGYWKATGKDREVVAAAAAGGALIGMKKTLVFYKGRAPRGEKTKWVLHEYRLDGDFAAARRSTKEEWVICRIFHKVGDQYSKLMMMKSPASYYLPVSHHHPSSIFHDLPPVPFPNPSLVPFHHDLPTSFHPPLLQHSHANSKNSSSNNGGFVFPNEPNTTNSSDNHISCNGAMAAAAAAAFPSFSCASTVTGKGGPPAQLGVNAGQQEPPPPTWMDAYLQHSGFIYEMGPPAVPRGA